The DNA segment GGATGGACCTCTTCTTCTCGCCGAAGCTCTCGCGCGACGGCCGCCGCCTCGCGGTCGACCGCTCGAACCCGATCAGCGGACAGGGTGACATCTGGGTCTACGATCTCGACCGCAACGTCCCGACCCGGATCACGTTTCAACAGGAGAACGAGTCGGCGCCCGCATGGTCGCCCGACGATCGCCATCTCTACTTTCATCGCGGGGTCCAGGGGGCGAGCTACATCGAGCGTACGAGCGCGGGAGGGACGGGAGAGGTCGAAACGCTCTTCGCGTCGCCGGCGGAGAAGCGGCTGACGCACGTTTCGAGCGACGGCAACCGGATCCTCTTCGACGTCCTCACCGGCACGCTCTCCGACATCTGGCTCCATTCGGTCGCGGAGGGAACGACGAAGCCGTGGCTCGCAACGCCGTTCAACGAGCGCGGTGCCGAGCTCTCGCCCGACGGACGATGGATCGTCTACCAGTCGGATGAATCGGGACGGAACGAGATCTATGTACGAGGGTTTCCCGACTCGGAACGGAAGTGGCGGATCACCGACGGCGGAGGCATCATGCCGTCGTGGCGCGCCGACGGACGGGAGATCTTCTACATCGCGCCGGACCGAAGGATGATGTCGATCCCGGTCGACCCGAACGAGCAGATGTTCGCCGGTTCTCCGGTGGCGCTCTTCGACGCGGGCGTGCGATCGCACCCTGTGCGACAGTACGACGTCACCCCGGACGGTCAGCGCTTCGTGCTGAATCGCGCGGGAACCACGAGCATCCCGCCGCTGACGCTGGTTGTGAGGAAGATGATGAAGAGTGAAGAGTGAAGAGTGAAAAAAGAGACAGGAGCCAGGATTCAGGATCCAGGAGACAGGATTCAGGAGACAGGCTCGTGACTCGAGGGTGAGAGTGTCGAGAGGCTACCGCGGCGTCTCTTCTTCACTCTTCACTCTTCACTCTTCACTCTTCTTTCCAACCTCAAACCTCCAACCTCCAACCTTCTACTATAATGCGCCCCCGGAACGGCGACCCCCGGCATGCCCCCTATTCTCAAAGTATTCTTTGGACGCGCCCATCCTCAGCTCGGCTACGAGATCTGCGAGATCCTCGGAGAGGAGCCGGGAAAGGTCACCCTCTACAACTTTTCCGACGGCGAGAACTACGCCCAGATCGACGAGAACGTGCGCGGCGCGGACGTCTTCATCCTCCAGCCCACCTGCGCTCCGGTCAACGACAACCTGACCGAAATGCTCATCATGCTCGACGCCTTCAAGCGCTCGTCGGCGAGTCGCGTGACGGCCGTTCTCCCCTACTACGGATACGCGCGCCAGGACCGGAAGGACAAACCCCGCGTACCGATCACGTCCAAGCTCGTCGCCGACCTTCTCCAGGCAGCCGGGGCCTCGCGCGTCCTCACGATGGATCTCCACGCGCCGCAGATTCAGGGCTTCTTCGACATCCCCGTCGATCACCTCTTCGCCGCGCCGGTCATGATCAAGTACCTCAAGGACCAGGGGCTCGAGGACCTCACGATCGTCTCACCCGATGCGGGCGGCGTCGAGCGCGCCCGCGCCTACGCCAAACGCCTCTCCGCCACACTCGCCATCGTCGACAAACGCCGCGTCGAGAAGAACAAAGCCGAGGTGATGCACATCATCGGTGACGTCGACGGACGCAATGTCGTCATCGTCGACGACATCATCGATACTGCGGGAACGCTCATCGAGACCGCGAAGGTGCTCGCGAATCAGGGGGCGAAGTCCGTCTCGGCCGCGTGCACGCACGCCGTCCTGTCCGGTCCCGCCATCCAGCGGATCAACGGCTCCGCGCTGAGCTCGGTCATCGTGACCAACACGATCCCGACATCCGAGAAAGAAGCCGACTGCCCCAAGCTCGTGACTCTCTCGGTCGGCAACCTCCTCGCCGAGGCCGTCAAACGGATCCACCGGGAAGACTCGGTGTCGTCACTGTTCAGGTGAGGCAGGAGCCAGGAGTCAGGAGACAGGATCCAGGAGACAGGATTCGAGGTCCTTCGGGCGCGAAACGTTTGATCACGAGCCGCCCCCAGATCCTTCGCCGTCCTTCGGCGCCTCAGGATGACGAATGTTTGGATTTCGCGAGAACAAGCATTCGTTCAGGATCGTCGCTTCGCGCAAACACAACACTCGTCATTCTGAGCCCGGCGCAGCGCGGGCGAAGAATCTGGGCGGCGGATCGCGAACCACCCTTTCATCGACTCTCCACGTTGACTCACGAGCCCCCGTCCAACCTCTACCTGAATCCTGGATCCTGACTCCTGCTTTCCTGGATCCTGAATCCTGAATCCTGGATCCTGCTTTCACACGGATCGCAGGCTGCTCATCACGCTCAGGCCGCAGAAGAGGCCGACGAGATCGAGGAGCTCGGCGACGTGAAACGGCTTTTCGAGCACCGCGGCGGGCCGGACGGCAGCCTCGCTGGGGTCGAAGGAGTGGCCGGTGATCACGATGACCGGCAGCTCGACCTGCCGGGATCGAAGCCAGCGAAGCCATTCGCGGCCGTCCATCTCGGGCATGACGATGTCGAGGATGACGAGCGTGATGTCGGGGTTCTCCTCGACGACGCTGCAGGCACGCTTTCCGTTTTCAGCGGTCAGGACTTCGAAGCCGTAGGGGACGAGCAGGTCCTGGTAGGAGGCGAGAAGCCGGGAGTCGTCGTCGATGACGAGGAGCTTCCTGTACGTTCGCCTCGACCTGTTCATGTACACCGTTGTGATTATCGCACCTTTCCGGGCTGATCGCGAACGATGGATGTGCAAGGCGGTTGCCGAGGGGCAGTTGCCGGTGGCCAGTTGCCGGTGGCCAGTTGCCAGTTGCCAGTTTCCGGTTTCCGGTTTCCGGAGTACGACCTAGGTAGATTGTGACCAGATATGTATAGGTTGATTGTTACCACTGTGTCGCCCGCTGAAGCGGGCTCGACACTGATTTTGGGAAAGCTTCTGTCCCCCGGCTGAAGCCGGGGGCTAAGAACTGTCGCCGCCTTCGGCGGCTTTGTCGATATGTCTGTTTTGCGCGAGCCTGCAACGGTTAGCGCTTGGCGTCGGTTCTTTCGCCCGGCAACGGTTAGCGCTTGGCGTTGGTTCTTTCGCCCGCGATGCGGGTTCGACACGCCCTGGTGGATGCGAGACCATCCCTCGCCGGCAACCGTGTGCAACCAGGTTGATGGTTGCCACTCTTGTCCAGGTTGATTGTTTACCACCCTGAGGTGGCGGCAGGACCTGTGGGAACGTGGAAAAGGACTGGCGGGTGATCGTCTCTCCTTTCTGCCCTGACTATTTCGCGCGTTTGGTGTGAGCGATCGGGTCAGCCCGCGCCAGCGGGCGACAGATCTTAGCCCCCGGCTTCAGCCGGGGGACAGAACCTTCCCAAATTCAGTGTTTGAGCCCGCTTCAGCGGGCGACAGAGTGGTAACAATCAACCTGGACAACAGTGGCAACCATCAACCTAGCTGCACACGGGGGCCAGTTGCCAATTGCCGGTTGCCGGTATGGGAGATGCGGGATGCGGGGCGAGCTTGCGCGATGCAACATTCCACCGGGAGGGCGATACGGCCGGTTGAAAACCGGCGCTACAGGGGGGGTTGGTGCGCCCGACAGGATTCGAACCTGTGACCTTCGGTTCCGGAGACCGACGCTCTATCCAGCTGAGCTACGGGCGCTTTGATGCAGCAAGGGGACTCAACCCGGTGGGTACCGATTGTATTGCAAAGTTTTCAGCCGGAGAACGAGGGCTGCTGGAGTTGACCCGGTTTCGTGGACACCTAAAGATGGAACAAGGAGGTCCACGAGATGTCGAGATATCGGAAGGCGTACTCAGAGGAGTTTCGCCGACAAATGGTTGAGCTGGTGCG comes from the Acidobacteriota bacterium genome and includes:
- a CDS encoding ribose-phosphate pyrophosphokinase, whose product is MPPILKVFFGRAHPQLGYEICEILGEEPGKVTLYNFSDGENYAQIDENVRGADVFILQPTCAPVNDNLTEMLIMLDAFKRSSASRVTAVLPYYGYARQDRKDKPRVPITSKLVADLLQAAGASRVLTMDLHAPQIQGFFDIPVDHLFAAPVMIKYLKDQGLEDLTIVSPDAGGVERARAYAKRLSATLAIVDKRRVEKNKAEVMHIIGDVDGRNVVIVDDIIDTAGTLIETAKVLANQGAKSVSAACTHAVLSGPAIQRINGSALSSVIVTNTIPTSEKEADCPKLVTLSVGNLLAEAVKRIHREDSVSSLFR
- a CDS encoding response regulator yields the protein MNRSRRTYRKLLVIDDDSRLLASYQDLLVPYGFEVLTAENGKRACSVVEENPDITLVILDIVMPEMDGREWLRWLRSRQVELPVIVITGHSFDPSEAAVRPAAVLEKPFHVAELLDLVGLFCGLSVMSSLRSV